Within Gambusia affinis linkage group LG01, SWU_Gaff_1.0, whole genome shotgun sequence, the genomic segment TATAAGATCTTCCAGGCGGGTGTGTTCACATGCAGCTTTGTCTGAACCTGTCCTGTGTTACCCAAGAAGCTCCTGATCTAAAGCTTAACCCTTGTCTGCATCAGGTCATATACCATGTTTCAGCATCTCACAGCCATTTCAAGTATTGATCGTGTTCCTTTCTGTGACCAGCCCCCGCAGTGAAAGGaggacacacacccacacacacacccacccacgcacgcacacgcacccacacacgcacacacacccacacacacacacgcttctGTGCCTTTGTAAAGACTTGCTTCCATTGTGCTGCTAATGTGCTGGTGAATTCTGAGGTCCAAGTATCTAAACCCCGCCCCCAAAAACAAAGCATACTATTATAAAAGAGACCAAATGTAGAAGAATAGGGGCTCCCAGAGCTGGTTTTGTTGCtctatccaaaaaaaaaagtttactctTGGAAATTACAGCTCATTTTATTGGTAGGCTTACACATTAGCTGATACAAATTGATGGTTGGTTGGTTCATACGGTGGCTCAGAAGGgtcaacaaaatacaaaaacaacagttttagcATAACTTCCTGTTGTGTTGTGGGCATGTCTCAGACGTTGCATTATTATcgtttcaaaatgttcaaaaaataacaacagaaaaaggCTGCACCTGAAACTGGCCAATGAGTTTTATACGGGGTCCAATGTGTGGCCAGTGTCCATAACCCAGTTGGAAATGAGAATTTTCATCAAGTTATCTAACTTACCCAGCGACAGTTCCTGATTGAATACCTGAGATAGGCATAactaataattcataaatacaaaaagaaatatcaTTTGGAGTGTGTGAACACATGATTCATCCAGTTATATACACTCTGAATGAGTCACCTGTGGTGGTTTAAATAACGACTGCAGCGTTTTCTCCCACAGATCATACACTTGACCCGACCGTTGGATTCTTGGCTGGAACACGTCAACTTCTGCACTCTGTTCCACTGCCTGACAGACGAGGAGGTGTTGCAGGTGTTTGCTGCTGCCGTTCTCGAGAGACGGatcattttctttgcagatgaaCTAGGGTGAATGAACTCACACAGTAAACTATTTCAGTGTTAGGTATTTATCAGGACAGGTGGACCTCGTTCAGGATGGCTCCTTCTTTTCTCCCTTTGGAGTTTTTTCTGGGCTCATCTCGCTGAGAGGAGAACTCTCTGGAAGGAATTGTAGCAACGATGTGCCGCATTAAATGACAGggtagataaataaaacatcagtgtTACAAATATGAAGGAGCGATACAGAATTAGATACAGCTTAGATCTCATCATTGTGTTCTTATTATGGGAGAGGAGCCGTCATGAGGTGCTGATTAACCAATCAGAGGAGTTTggtagtttttcttctttagaaaAAAGATTGTTTCGACtcttgagaaacaaaaaattgatCATGAATTATCATTGGAGATAAAATAAGGCCTCATGACACTGAATTGGAATTCTAACATATACAGACAAAACCTTTATTAAGCATAAAACGTATTGAGGTCATGAAAAAagtgttataaaaatattaaagaatctTTATAAtgtgaaattgacttttttttcagctttacatcatgttataatgttaatcCCTCATGGAAAACATACCTGCAGTTTTGCcttgattattttatgcatgtttgaaaaatcctttaatctccatgacaaccattcagctgtgcaataGCCTGGGTGGATCAAGCACCTCcttcgagacgcagctcctTCAGTTTCCAAGTTTCCGACTGAGCATTCCTCCCCCCGTGACTcaccctctcagctccttcagactatcCAGCCACAATTAGCAACTGGTActtctgagctcattataggagctgcttctcagagcaacgctggtaaaaacgctGTTAAAGAGcgaatagaggagccatgtagGTGGAGTTTGAGAAAGAGCCAGAATTTTTAgtgagacagaggcccaatttcaaggcgctaaattacaaagtcaaatttcttttgagttaTGTTTGACATATACAGTAATTTTATAACTGacggtaacatagttacttgactgtgctaaAACGATTCTATGTGGCAGAAAAATGCATAACACTCCCcctttaagtgtgtgtgtgaaaacaatCATGGCAAACTAGAAAATCCAGCTGTGCATTAAGGTGCACACATTAATGCAATCTGATGTGCCATCAGATTTGGTGATGAagatgtctgtctgtctgtctgcagcaCATTATCTCAGGTCCTTCATGCAGTAGCAGCCCTCCTTTATCCTTTCTCCTGGCAGCACACCTTCATCTCCATCGTTCCAGAAATCCTGATCGACGTGGTGATGGCGCCCACCCCCTACCTGCTGGGGGTCCAGAAGCGCCTGCTGGACCTGGTCACCGACCAGAGTGACGTGAGTCCGCTTTTGTTTATCACATCTTTCAACCTGAATGTGTTACTCATGTGTTTATGTAGCTCACTGAACAAAGTGTTCTGCAACTCACGGTTTGGTTTGGCTACAAACAACTACTGACAGATGCTGAAGGCAGTTATGAATTATGTTAATAATTTAGATCATAATGACCAAGTCAGGGCACCATCTGGTTAATAAGGAAATAATAGCCAAAGTATTTTCTGACTCAATTATTgtttaatgacaatattattattatgggaGAGGAGCCGTCTACTTTACATCTACTTTGGAATCCAGTAGATGAAGGAATCCGTTCAGAATTAATGATCAAGATGTGAATTTATAGATGGACCCAAAACGCAGCGAGCTTTAAATGTCGAGTTatattgaatatttaatgaaaaaattgaagaacaaaaaaacccctataaaaatggcaaaagaaTGGCAGGAAACTGATTTGATAATTATGTGATTAGACGACAAAAACTGATATTATTATGTCTTTGTTCCTGTAACACTGTGAGTATTCTCGAAATTTGTCACACCTTTAGCGTGTTTTTATGGGTtagcatgaagaaaaaaaaggtaatatataatgcaatatttaaattgtttaaaccGGTTTGTCTCTCCAGACACACTTTCTTTAGAGGATCCATGTTATAGTAGGTCAATTAAACAGCAGAGGTCTCAGTGGTGGTGGCATTTTCTCATTTGtagcttaaaatataaaatacctgagaaataataaataagtaagcAACCAAAAAGTTTCTTagggttttgtgtttctgaaagcCTAATGACTCAGCTAGATGACTCAGCTGTGCTGTTTCAGTGATTCCTCAGTCTGAGTTACTCATAGCTTCAACTTTCTTGTTGCGACAGCTACTGCTGGTTGACCTATCGAAGAATAAGAAGAAGACTTTTCTGGTGACTGTAAGTGCTACAATAACTGCTTTATCTTAATATGTAATTTATCAAAACTGTTAAGTCCCTGCATTTAGTGAAATCTTCCTGTGCAGATTGGTGATGAGGATTCAATTGTTCCCCCGAAGCTTCAGGCAGAAATACTGGACGCTTTGAGTCAGAGGAAAAAGGTGTCAGGTGAGTAAACTCAGGTCAAACTGGAGCGTCGGCGCGGGAGATCCCTACAtcccttttctcttcttttctttcagatgTAGAGGAGGcgaagaaggtggaggaggtgaACCGGGTGGTGTCTGAAGCCTTCCTCCATTTCTTTGTCAGGACAGTCGGCCATTACAGCTCCTACATCAAGTACACAAAAGGCGGTCCTGGCGTGTTTGAGAAAAGACGCTTCTACAAGGCCATCGAGTCCAAGACGACTCGACACTTTGTCAAGAAGTTCATCCAGACGCAGATGTTTGACCTGTTCATACAggagctggagcagcagcagccgtcAGGACAGCAGCAAGGTGAGAGCAGAGCATCCAGGAAGGCCCTCTTACTTCATCACAGGTCCATCTTAACGGATGACAGTCACACATTAAGCTCTCTAACCCACTCTTCCCCTGCCTCCTTCTCCTCACTCTGTGGATGAGCAAAACAAAGGAGGAATTTGTGAAAACGGCCCATCTCTTGATCCAGGAGTGTTTTCTGTACCATTGTCAGTACCTTGCAGAGGAGTTTTGACCCTCTCctctttctgttctgttgtAGATTTCCACGCCGTCATAGATTAGTAGCTTTAAGGGCACACCAATATTAAAATTTGCTCTGATATCAACATGGGAACAGTGGTAATGGAAAGCCAATGTAATGATCTGAAGACACGTCACCTTAACCTGCACGCTTCATCATTTATTTCTAAGGATATAGCTGCTTCAAGTATTAGATGATCAAATTGAAGGATGTATCTGCGTAAGTCATTAAGCTGAGGATCCAGATCTAATAAACTCATATTTTGATAAAGTTGTCAATCAGAACCATAACCTGCAGTGTTTGGCTAAAATGAGCCGTTTTACTATGTTGTAAATGGTTGATAATTCAGCTTGAATCACATTTCGGTGGAGTTCTAGTCAATTGCTGTCAGACAGAGCTAACAGAAAAGGGTGATCTTTCACTTCAGAAACACCGTGGTTTACTTTAAATATCATACGTTTTAATGATTAAAGTTTCAGCTGTATATTTCTGCTCCGCACTAACAGAAACTTTGTCATTTGTTCTTGCAGGTATATTTCACAGAAAGATCACTGAatatcagaagaagaaaaacgagaaaacaaagaaacactaGCTGACACTTTGGGACTCTGGGTGTAGATATAAATATGTATAGACATATAAGTATTTCAAGACCTTCATAGGAAAAGATGTGAATATtgcactgtgtttttttttgtaattatttttaagtttgcttttaaataattatgttcCAAAGTGTGAATACTGTATGACTGTGTTG encodes:
- the LOC122819170 gene encoding DENN domain-containing protein 2D-like isoform X5, whose product is MSEVTRRRKEVGLKNFRQRWSEQPKENLATADVPGKRCATPPGDNDGRPGALKRFSAMWPSFRKGRKDKIKEPDLAETRENLPVLDNVPIQPRRVSGQYFFEYLVVVSLKKNKDGSNYEPQITYQFPKRDVMAKYQKEEEEKTLKAITLFCFPEGISWAPLTEYPSETFSFVLTEIDGSRRNGYCRRLLPGGRGARPPEAFCIISSLACFGLFSKIFDEVEKRRQISMALIYPFMQKLREASFPAPGQTVEIKSFIPESGTEIIHLTRPLDSWLEHVNFCTLFHCLTDEEVLQVFAAAVLERRIIFFADELGTLSQVLHAVAALLYPFSWQHTFISIVPEILIDVVMAPTPYLLGVQKRLLDLVTDQSDLLLVDLSKNKKKTFLVTIGDEDSIVPPKLQAEILDALSQRKKVSDVEEAKKVEEVNRVVSEAFLHFFVRTVGHYSSYIKYTKGGPGVFEKRRFYKAIESKTTRHFVKKFIQTQMFDLFIQELEQQQPSGQQQGIFHRKITEYQKKKNEKTKKH